From Nonlabens sp. Ci31, the proteins below share one genomic window:
- a CDS encoding prephenate dehydratase, with protein MKVAIQGIQGSYHHQVVSHLYGDVSLQECSSFDQLAMAVANGDADKGVMAIGNSIAGSILPNYSLIKEQKLTITGEFHLNIKHQLMALHGQKIKNIDEVQSHPMALLQCKPFFRKHQHIKLVETDDTAAAAYRIANDKKRGVAAVASAQAAQLYGLKIISKDIQQVKNNATRFVVVEKTNRQIENANKATINFTAGHQPGSLGKILTALGNLNINLSKIQSVPVIEKPFLCSFVVDLEFQDLAQFEAAQLEIGILVESLEILGIYKSHKL; from the coding sequence ATGAAAGTAGCTATTCAAGGAATTCAAGGTTCTTACCATCATCAAGTGGTAAGTCATTTATACGGAGACGTTTCTTTGCAGGAGTGTAGTTCCTTCGATCAGCTAGCTATGGCTGTGGCAAATGGGGATGCTGACAAAGGGGTTATGGCTATAGGGAATTCTATCGCTGGAAGTATTCTACCTAATTACAGTTTGATCAAGGAACAAAAATTAACTATAACTGGAGAGTTTCACCTGAATATTAAACACCAATTGATGGCGTTGCACGGTCAGAAAATTAAAAACATTGATGAGGTACAGTCACATCCTATGGCATTATTGCAGTGCAAACCTTTTTTTAGAAAACACCAACATATCAAGCTGGTAGAAACAGACGATACTGCTGCTGCTGCGTATAGAATAGCAAATGACAAAAAACGCGGTGTTGCTGCTGTCGCCTCTGCTCAAGCGGCACAATTGTATGGGCTAAAAATTATAAGTAAGGACATACAACAAGTAAAGAATAATGCTACCAGATTTGTAGTTGTAGAAAAAACAAATCGCCAAATAGAAAATGCCAATAAAGCAACGATCAATTTTACAGCTGGGCATCAACCTGGAAGCTTGGGTAAGATACTGACGGCATTGGGCAACTTAAACATCAACCTTTCTAAAATACAATCGGTACCTGTAATAGAAAAGCCTTTTTTATGCTCTTTTGTTGTAGATCTTGAGTTTCAAGACCTGGCGCAATTTGAGGCAGCACAATTAGAAATAGGGATTCTTGTGGAATCCTTAGAGATTTTAGGTATTTATAAATCACATAAGCTATGA
- the gldA gene encoding gliding motility-associated ABC transporter ATP-binding subunit GldA produces the protein MSIEVSKVSKYYGQQKALDEVSFSIKSGEIVGFLGPNGAGKSTMMRILTTYLNANEGTASVNGHDVVEEQREVQKSIGYLPENNPLYPDMYVKEYLSFSAEVYKLTDSKKRIDEVIEETGLTSHVGKKINELSKGYKQRVGLANALLHRPKVLILDEPTTGLDPNQLIEIRQLIKEVGKNTTILLSTHIMQEVEAMCDRVIIINKGNIVADDYLKNLKSDAVQVIEVEFDYKVEPELLQQIDRVREVTDLINIPGFIYSLRFETKEDMRSAVFDFAHDNELKILSLNKRNKNLETMFQELTGE, from the coding sequence ATGTCTATAGAAGTAAGCAAAGTATCCAAATATTACGGGCAGCAAAAAGCGCTCGATGAAGTTAGTTTTTCCATTAAAAGTGGCGAGATAGTTGGTTTTTTAGGGCCTAACGGTGCTGGGAAATCCACCATGATGCGCATTCTCACTACCTATCTAAATGCCAATGAAGGAACAGCTAGTGTGAACGGTCATGATGTAGTGGAAGAGCAACGCGAGGTTCAAAAATCAATAGGATACCTTCCAGAAAATAATCCCTTGTACCCAGACATGTATGTAAAAGAATACCTTTCTTTTAGTGCAGAGGTTTATAAATTAACCGATTCTAAAAAGCGAATAGACGAAGTCATCGAAGAAACCGGGCTGACTTCTCACGTAGGGAAGAAAATCAACGAACTTTCTAAAGGGTATAAGCAACGTGTAGGACTGGCAAATGCGCTGCTGCACCGACCTAAAGTACTCATTCTAGACGAGCCTACGACTGGATTAGATCCTAATCAACTTATAGAAATACGCCAACTCATTAAAGAAGTAGGTAAAAACACGACTATTCTTCTTTCCACGCATATCATGCAAGAAGTAGAAGCGATGTGCGATCGAGTGATCATTATCAATAAAGGTAACATAGTTGCTGACGATTATTTGAAGAATTTAAAAAGCGATGCGGTACAGGTGATCGAGGTCGAATTTGATTATAAAGTAGAGCCTGAACTGCTGCAACAAATCGATCGCGTGCGAGAAGTAACTGATCTTATCAATATACCTGGTTTTATCTACAGCTTGCGATTTGAAACTAAAGAAGACATGCGCAGTGCGGTGTTTGATTTTGCACATGATAATGAATTGAAGATATTATCACTTAATAAAAGGAATAAAAATTTAGAAACGATGTTTCAAGAACTGACCGGAGAGTAA
- a CDS encoding type II toxin-antitoxin system VapC family toxin, with the protein MIYFVDTNVIIDLLLNRQPFSENANRVFESVDKNKWTLYTSDNAITTAYFYLKREIGVKFAKATIANFLVDM; encoded by the coding sequence ATGATTTATTTTGTAGATACTAATGTTATTATAGATCTTTTATTGAATAGGCAACCTTTTTCTGAGAACGCCAATAGAGTTTTTGAAAGTGTGGATAAAAATAAATGGACTCTTTACACATCAGATAATGCGATAACGACCGCTTACTTTTATTTAAAAAGAGAAATAGGTGTAAAATTTGCAAAAGCCACTATTGCAAATTTTCTCGTGGATATGTAA
- a CDS encoding DUF6364 family protein, protein MNRKLTLTVEEEIIIKAKAYAKETGRSLSDLVQNYLDKITKDYSVHTDLDKIAEEPSRYRKMAGIITSNLDPVKDRDELRDISLEKYNR, encoded by the coding sequence ATGAATAGAAAGTTAACTTTAACTGTAGAAGAGGAAATCATAATAAAAGCAAAAGCTTATGCTAAGGAGACTGGACGTAGTTTGTCAGATTTAGTACAGAATTATCTTGATAAAATTACTAAGGATTATTCAGTCCATACAGACTTAGACAAAATAGCAGAAGAACCAAGTAGATATAGAAAAATGGCTGGAATTATTACGTCTAATCTCGATCCAGTCAAAGATCGCGACGAGCTTAGAGATATAAGCTTAGAAAAGTATAACAGATGA
- a CDS encoding DUF6364 family protein, producing MAKTRLTLTVEKDNIEQAKEYTKATGVSLSEIIQD from the coding sequence ATTGCAAAGACTAGGTTAACTCTTACTGTAGAGAAAGATAATATCGAGCAGGCAAAAGAATATACTAAGGCTACTGGTGTTAGTTTATCAGAAATAATTCAAGATTAG
- a CDS encoding TIGR04283 family arsenosugar biosynthesis glycosyltransferase — MTSIIIPVLNEELCILKVLHHLQEHAQEANSLELIVVDGGSTDATVQLVTDYAPKLNFSSIKMITSEKGRGKQLHHGATLASGELLYFLHADSYPPRNYDAHIVKAVKDGNPAGCFRMKFDSWHPWLIIIGWFTRFSWKACRGGDQSQYITRKLYDKIGGYHTELPIYEDYDLITRLYESDQYHVIPKWLTTSARRYHDKGVLKLQWFYMTIYWRKYKGATIDELYEYYLSKCD; from the coding sequence ATGACAAGCATCATCATTCCGGTTCTCAATGAAGAATTATGTATTTTAAAAGTACTCCACCACCTTCAAGAGCATGCACAAGAGGCAAATTCTTTGGAGCTAATTGTAGTGGATGGGGGAAGTACTGATGCGACTGTTCAATTAGTTACCGACTATGCCCCGAAACTTAATTTTAGTTCCATTAAAATGATCACTTCAGAAAAGGGCCGAGGCAAGCAACTGCATCATGGCGCAACACTCGCATCTGGAGAACTGCTATACTTTCTGCATGCAGATTCCTACCCGCCTAGAAATTACGACGCACATATAGTAAAGGCAGTAAAAGACGGAAACCCTGCAGGTTGCTTTAGAATGAAGTTTGACAGCTGGCACCCATGGTTAATAATCATAGGCTGGTTCACTAGGTTTTCATGGAAAGCGTGTCGTGGTGGGGATCAATCCCAATACATTACAAGAAAACTTTACGATAAAATAGGAGGTTACCATACCGAGCTACCTATTTACGAGGATTATGATTTGATCACAAGGCTTTACGAAAGCGATCAATACCATGTCATTCCAAAATGGTTAACAACCAGCGCTAGACGTTATCATGATAAAGGCGTTTTGAAATTACAGTGGTTTTATATGACGATCTATTGGAGAAAATATAAAGGAGCAACCATAGATGAATTATATGAGTATTACTTGAGTAAATGTGACTGA
- a CDS encoding DUF547 domain-containing protein — MVADGFIDYQGFKKQEEELKEYLDYLNENPPQKTWSINEQFAYYINLYHSDAIYIILINDLPDSIKDIDGPLGSVWLKKFIKVDDKEYALAAIEKNVLQKMGNARIHFAINCASYSCPKCTKHRIYRSKCECAYE, encoded by the coding sequence TTGGTTGCTGACGGTTTTATAGATTATCAAGGTTTTAAAAAACAGGAAGAGGAGTTGAAAGAATATTTGGATTACCTCAATGAAAACCCACCTCAGAAGACTTGGAGCATCAACGAGCAATTTGCTTATTATATCAATCTTTACCATTCAGATGCCATATATATTATTTTAATCAACGACCTGCCTGACAGCATCAAGGATATCGATGGGCCTTTGGGATCAGTATGGTTAAAGAAATTTATTAAAGTAGACGACAAAGAATACGCTCTTGCAGCTATAGAAAAAAATGTGCTTCAAAAAATGGGTAATGCAAGGATACATTTTGCTATTAACTGCGCTAGTTATTCCTGTCCTAAGTGTACAAAACACCGCATTTACCGCAGCAAATGTGAATGCGCTTATGAATAA
- a CDS encoding purine-nucleoside phosphorylase, with amino-acid sequence MLSKKQLSQSIKYLQSQGFDAPEVGIVLGTGLGQLVDSIENQKVAHYNQIPLFPLATVEFHTGKLIYGDLGGKKVVVMQGRFHLYEGYDFIDITYPVRVMHGLGIKNLLVSNAAGAINPDMKKGDMMLIDDHINLQGGSPLAFKGVSEFGERFTDMSAPYDKEMNEKLKSVASSKGITLREGVYASVVGPQLETRAEYRMLKILGADAVGMSTVPEIIVANHLNLPVSAVSVLTDECDPENLAPVNISEIIEIAGKAEPKMVALFKGLIELL; translated from the coding sequence ATGCTCAGTAAAAAACAACTTTCTCAATCTATAAAATATTTACAATCACAAGGTTTTGACGCGCCAGAGGTAGGTATCGTTCTCGGTACAGGATTAGGTCAATTAGTCGATAGTATAGAAAACCAAAAAGTCGCTCATTACAATCAGATTCCTTTATTTCCACTTGCCACGGTAGAGTTTCATACAGGTAAGTTGATTTATGGAGATTTAGGAGGTAAAAAAGTAGTGGTGATGCAAGGTCGTTTTCATTTATATGAAGGTTATGACTTTATAGATATTACGTATCCGGTAAGAGTGATGCACGGTTTGGGAATCAAAAATTTATTGGTTTCTAATGCTGCAGGTGCGATCAATCCTGATATGAAAAAAGGTGATATGATGCTTATTGATGATCATATCAATTTGCAAGGTGGCAGCCCATTAGCATTTAAAGGTGTGAGCGAGTTTGGGGAGCGGTTTACAGACATGAGCGCCCCTTATGATAAAGAAATGAATGAGAAGCTCAAAAGTGTGGCCTCCAGTAAGGGCATAACTCTTAGAGAAGGAGTTTATGCCAGTGTTGTAGGTCCACAGTTAGAAACTAGGGCAGAGTATCGCATGCTCAAAATTTTAGGAGCTGATGCCGTGGGAATGAGTACGGTGCCAGAAATTATTGTGGCAAATCATTTGAATCTACCTGTAAGTGCTGTCTCTGTACTGACAGATGAGTGTGATCCAGAAAATTTAGCACCGGTTAATATCAGTGAGATTATTGAAATAGCAGGAAAAGCAGAGCCCAAAATGGTAGCTTTATTCAAAGGTCTGATCGAGCTGCTTTGA
- a CDS encoding TIGR04282 family arsenosugar biosynthesis glycosyltransferase, whose protein sequence is MNTKNSNCLIIFTRNPELGKGKRRLAATVGDPAAFEIYKFLLAHTREITKDLNGTKQVWYSEEVQKNDDWDTAIYDKYAQEGEDLGLRMKIAFLEAFKTHDHVIIIGSDMYDMNQADLENAFEQLKSHDAVIGPAEDGGYYLLGFTKKLVAGVFENKEWGTERVLEKTLNDLKNVNCAVLEERNDVDYYEDIKDIPVFQQFLKHI, encoded by the coding sequence TTGAATACAAAAAACTCAAATTGCCTCATCATATTTACTCGCAATCCTGAATTGGGAAAGGGCAAACGACGTCTCGCCGCAACCGTAGGTGATCCAGCTGCTTTTGAGATTTATAAATTTCTTTTAGCACATACTCGAGAGATCACTAAAGACCTAAATGGCACTAAGCAAGTTTGGTACAGTGAAGAAGTGCAAAAGAATGATGATTGGGACACTGCTATTTATGATAAATACGCTCAGGAAGGGGAAGATTTAGGCCTGCGTATGAAAATTGCTTTTCTAGAAGCATTTAAAACACATGATCATGTCATTATTATAGGATCTGATATGTACGATATGAATCAAGCCGATCTTGAAAATGCTTTCGAGCAACTTAAATCGCACGATGCGGTTATAGGACCGGCAGAAGATGGCGGTTACTATTTACTAGGATTTACTAAAAAACTAGTAGCAGGTGTTTTTGAAAACAAAGAATGGGGTACAGAAAGGGTGCTAGAGAAAACACTCAACGATCTTAAAAACGTAAATTGTGCCGTGCTGGAAGAACGCAATGATGTAGATTATTATGAAGATATCAAGGATATTCCAGTATTTCAACAATTTTTAAAACATATATAA
- the rpsO gene encoding 30S ribosomal protein S15: MYLAPEKKAEIFAKYGKDVKDTGNTDSQIALFTYRINYLTGHLKNNRHDYNTERSLVKLVGKRRSLLDYKMKKDVVAYRELIKELGIRK, from the coding sequence ATGTATTTAGCACCAGAAAAAAAAGCGGAAATCTTCGCAAAATACGGTAAAGACGTAAAGGATACAGGTAACACTGATTCACAAATCGCGTTGTTTACTTACCGTATCAACTATTTAACAGGACACTTAAAAAACAACCGTCACGACTACAACACAGAACGTAGCCTTGTGAAGTTGGTAGGAAAGCGTCGTTCCCTTCTTGATTACAAGATGAAGAAAGACGTCGTTGCTTATCGTGAGTTGATTAAAGAATTAGGTATTAGAAAGTAA
- a CDS encoding polyribonucleotide nucleotidyltransferase, whose amino-acid sequence MKPQVFKQVIKMANGPDITIETGALAKQAHGSVVITCGKAMLLGTVVSGYKSTGLDFLPLTVDYREKFAAAGKYPGGFFKREARPNDGEVLTMRLVDRVLRPLFPKDYHAEVQVMIQLMSHDPEVMPDAMAGLAASACLQLSDIPFECAISEVRVARVEGEFIVNPSYAQLAEADLEMMIGASADSVMMVEGEMSEVSEEDMIAAIKAAHEAIKDQCAAQIALAEEVGKKEVREYDREDEDADIEAKIAEFTYDKVYEVAKKGSGKKERSAAFGEIKEALFATFDEETIASHGKMIGKYFNKTHKKAVRDVLLNEGIRLDGRKTTDIRDIWCEVDYLPSTHGSAIFSRGETQALATVTLGTSRDANVIDMASQEGEERFYLHYNFPPFCTGEARPLRGTSRREIGHGNLAQRALKRMLPEDLPYTVRIVSEVLESNGSSSMATVCAGTMAMMDAGLPMKKPVSGIAMGLITDGDKYAVLSDILGDEDHLGDMDFKVTGTADGITACQMDIKVKGLSYKILTNALMQARDGRMHILGKLTDTIAVPNTDVKSHAPKMESMEIEGKFIGAVIGPGGKVIQEMQKETETVINIKEDGDMGIIEIAGTDRAKIEAALERIRNIIFEPEVGSVYEVKVVKMLDFGAVVELKPGKETLLHVSEFDYKRIEDPSTVLSVGDVLDVKYMGIDPRTKKQKVSRKECMPKPEGYVERPARPREDRPRRDNDRRAPRRDDRPRRPSNDSNDSKSE is encoded by the coding sequence ATGAAACCACAAGTTTTTAAACAAGTGATCAAAATGGCCAATGGGCCTGATATCACTATCGAAACTGGAGCGCTTGCAAAACAAGCACATGGATCTGTTGTGATCACATGTGGAAAAGCAATGCTTCTAGGAACTGTAGTGTCCGGCTACAAATCAACTGGACTTGATTTTCTTCCACTTACGGTAGATTACCGTGAGAAATTTGCCGCGGCTGGTAAATACCCAGGCGGATTCTTCAAACGTGAAGCACGTCCTAATGATGGGGAAGTACTTACTATGCGTCTTGTAGACCGTGTATTGCGTCCCTTATTCCCTAAAGATTACCATGCAGAAGTACAGGTAATGATTCAATTGATGTCTCATGATCCAGAAGTAATGCCAGACGCTATGGCTGGTCTTGCTGCAAGTGCCTGTCTTCAATTATCTGACATTCCTTTTGAATGTGCGATCTCTGAAGTACGCGTTGCACGTGTAGAAGGAGAATTTATCGTTAACCCAAGTTATGCGCAGCTTGCTGAAGCAGATCTGGAGATGATGATAGGTGCTAGTGCCGACTCTGTAATGATGGTTGAAGGTGAGATGAGCGAAGTATCTGAAGAAGATATGATCGCGGCTATAAAAGCTGCTCACGAAGCTATTAAAGATCAGTGTGCTGCTCAAATTGCTCTTGCTGAAGAAGTAGGAAAGAAAGAAGTACGTGAATACGATCGTGAGGATGAAGATGCTGACATCGAAGCTAAAATTGCTGAATTTACTTATGATAAAGTATATGAGGTAGCAAAAAAAGGAAGCGGTAAGAAAGAACGCAGTGCAGCTTTTGGAGAGATCAAAGAAGCTTTATTTGCCACTTTTGATGAAGAAACGATTGCCAGTCATGGAAAAATGATCGGTAAGTATTTCAACAAGACTCATAAAAAGGCAGTACGAGATGTACTACTTAATGAAGGAATACGTCTAGATGGTCGTAAGACTACAGACATACGTGATATATGGTGTGAGGTAGATTACCTTCCATCTACTCACGGTAGTGCTATTTTCTCTCGTGGAGAAACTCAAGCACTTGCAACAGTAACTCTAGGAACTTCTAGAGATGCAAACGTAATAGACATGGCCTCTCAAGAAGGAGAAGAGCGTTTCTACTTGCACTATAACTTCCCACCGTTCTGTACAGGAGAAGCGCGCCCATTGCGTGGTACTTCTCGTCGTGAGATAGGTCATGGGAATTTGGCTCAACGTGCACTTAAAAGAATGCTTCCAGAAGACCTTCCTTACACCGTAAGAATTGTGTCTGAAGTATTAGAATCCAACGGTTCTTCTTCTATGGCAACGGTTTGTGCTGGTACTATGGCAATGATGGATGCAGGTCTACCTATGAAAAAGCCAGTTTCTGGTATCGCCATGGGATTGATCACAGATGGTGATAAATATGCCGTTCTTTCTGATATTCTTGGTGATGAAGATCACTTAGGAGATATGGACTTTAAAGTAACGGGTACAGCAGATGGTATCACTGCTTGTCAAATGGATATTAAAGTAAAAGGTCTTTCTTATAAAATCCTTACTAATGCTTTAATGCAGGCTAGAGATGGTCGTATGCACATACTAGGAAAACTGACAGACACTATCGCTGTCCCTAATACAGATGTGAAGTCTCACGCTCCTAAGATGGAATCTATGGAAATTGAAGGAAAATTCATTGGAGCTGTTATAGGACCTGGCGGAAAAGTGATTCAGGAAATGCAAAAAGAAACAGAGACTGTTATCAACATCAAAGAAGATGGCGATATGGGTATCATTGAAATTGCAGGTACAGATCGCGCTAAAATTGAAGCAGCTTTAGAACGTATCAGAAATATCATTTTTGAACCAGAAGTAGGCTCTGTATATGAGGTGAAAGTGGTGAAGATGTTAGACTTTGGTGCTGTTGTAGAATTGAAGCCTGGTAAAGAAACCTTACTTCATGTAAGTGAGTTTGATTACAAGCGTATTGAAGATCCTTCTACTGTATTAAGTGTAGGAGATGTTCTTGATGTAAAATACATGGGTATAGATCCACGTACTAAAAAGCAAAAAGTATCTCGCAAAGAATGTATGCCTAAGCCAGAAGGTTATGTAGAGCGTCCAGCACGTCCACGTGAAGACCGTCCAAGACGTGATAATGACCGTCGCGCTCCACGTCGTGATGATCGTCCAAGACGTCCAAGTAACGACAGTAATGACTCTAAATCTGAGTAA
- a CDS encoding transposase, whose translation MKYKKWSLEEKLKILSTSEEIGIVETCRKYKVSTGTFYSWKKKYDTQGEAGLKVTYDTRSKELKQSEEENRILRKLLSNKEIELEVQRELLKKKFGTSDPRKI comes from the coding sequence ATGAAATACAAGAAATGGAGTTTAGAAGAAAAGTTAAAAATTCTATCCACATCTGAAGAAATAGGAATCGTTGAAACCTGTCGTAAATACAAGGTTAGTACGGGAACTTTTTATAGTTGGAAGAAGAAATATGATACCCAAGGCGAAGCAGGCTTAAAAGTGACCTATGACACGCGTAGTAAAGAGTTAAAGCAATCAGAAGAGGAAAATAGAATACTTCGTAAGCTTTTAAGCAACAAAGAGATTGAGCTGGAAGTCCAGCGAGAACTTTTAAAAAAAAAGTTTGGGACGTCCGATCCAAGAAAGATTTAG
- a CDS encoding IS3 family transposase: MSKTSIINMVGMVHSSYYRRPSFGRKGNKPSEFTYHNKNGLVTQDSVMESVKTILSHPFIDCGYRLMTAYLTRDGYVINHKKLYRIMKEANLLKLEDRIDRSGSGRKFVKFRKVKTTKPFDCLEMDIKMVWIPSAGKNAYLLSVIDVHTRRILIDLFAFSIKQAQVITLLSDLFMNYQYPNNVVIRSDNGSQFIAKNVREYLGLIGVSQEFTHIATPEENAHIEAYHGILKKEVFQRFEYRTFGEIEKILKEYVLFYNNERLHGLLGRITPMEKWNTDKHLILMNKLTA; this comes from the coding sequence ATCAGTAAAACTAGCATAATCAATATGGTAGGAATGGTTCACAGCAGTTATTATCGCAGACCAAGCTTTGGGAGAAAAGGAAATAAGCCAAGTGAATTTACGTATCATAATAAGAATGGATTAGTTACTCAGGATTCTGTTATGGAGTCTGTAAAGACCATACTAAGTCATCCTTTTATAGATTGTGGCTACAGATTAATGACTGCTTATTTGACACGAGATGGTTATGTAATTAACCATAAAAAGCTGTACAGAATAATGAAAGAAGCGAACCTATTGAAGTTAGAAGACCGCATTGACAGGAGCGGTTCTGGGCGCAAGTTTGTTAAATTCAGAAAAGTAAAGACTACAAAACCCTTTGATTGTTTAGAAATGGACATAAAGATGGTTTGGATTCCTAGTGCGGGTAAAAATGCTTATTTACTATCTGTAATAGATGTTCATACGCGAAGAATATTAATAGACCTTTTTGCTTTTTCAATTAAACAAGCTCAAGTGATAACATTGCTGTCTGACTTATTTATGAACTATCAATACCCTAATAATGTAGTGATTAGAAGTGATAATGGAAGTCAATTTATTGCCAAGAATGTAAGAGAATATCTAGGACTTATAGGAGTAAGTCAAGAGTTTACACATATAGCAACACCAGAAGAAAATGCTCACATAGAGGCTTATCACGGAATTTTAAAGAAAGAAGTTTTTCAGAGATTTGAATATAGAACCTTTGGAGAAATAGAGAAAATCCTTAAAGAATATGTTCTATTTTACAACAACGAAAGACTTCACGGACTATTAGGAAGAATAACACCAATGGAAAAATGGAACACTGACAAACACTTAATTTTAATGAATAAATTAACCGCATAA